One Candidatus Omnitrophota bacterium genomic window, ACCTTGTCCCCGCCGCGGATCGTGCCGATATTCTTCGTCGGCGGGACCAGCAAAAGATGTTTCTTAAACTTGAACTGATGCTTTTTCAAACGACCGATAACACGTGCGGCGATCTCAATGGCATTGACCCCCATCCAATTGTAAGCGCCATGGGCTTTTTTGCCGAAGATCTGCACCCGGCAATGGACCAGTCCTTTTTGCGCGATAATAGCGTCAAACTCTTCCGAATCCGTGATCAGCGCGGCCTTGGGACGCAAAATTCCCTTATCCAGCAAAGGCCGTATGCCGTAGTGGCTCCCTGTTTCTTCGTCCACCGTGGCGGCAAAAACAATGTCCCTTTTCAGGCGAACACCGTCCTCAACCAGACTGCGCAGGGCTTCCATGCCGACCGCGCAATTGCCTTTGTCATCGCTCGCACCGCGGCCATAAATGCGGCCCTTGTGGATCTGCCCGCCGGCCGGTTTGAACGTCCAGCCCGAACCGAAGACGACCGTATCAATATGCGGGGTGATGAGCAGCGCTTCCCTGGCCGCCCGCTGACGGGGCCATGTGCCTTTGAGTGTCGCAATGACATTGGGACGGTCCTTTTGTCCGCCGGAGGCGGATCCGCCTTTGGCGGAAAAACTGACCATCTTAACGTCCAGCCCCAAAGACCGCATGTCCTGCGCAATGAATTTGGACACCATCCGTTCATTGCCCGGCGGATTGACGGAATCAAACTGCACAAGTTTCTGCGTGAGCCGGACGAGCCGATTTTTATTGACCATTAACCCAGGATCCCCTTGGCCTTTTCTTCGCCTTCCAAACGCTTGAAATCGTCATAGTCCACGAAGATGATCTCCGGGCGCTCGTGGCTGATCTTAAGTAT contains:
- a CDS encoding M20/M25/M40 family metallo-hydrolase, with the translated sequence MVNKNRLVRLTQKLVQFDSVNPPGNERMVSKFIAQDMRSLGLDVKMVSFSAKGGSASGGQKDRPNVIATLKGTWPRQRAAREALLITPHIDTVVFGSGWTFKPAGGQIHKGRIYGRGASDDKGNCAVGMEALRSLVEDGVRLKRDIVFAATVDEETGSHYGIRPLLDKGILRPKAALITDSEEFDAIIAQKGLVHCRVQIFGKKAHGAYNWMGVNAIEIAARVIGRLKKHQFKFKKHLLLVPPTKNIGTIRGGDKVNMVADFCEFSLDIRFMPGMTASGIVKEVKVLIGQEAKKFKVIVDDSQKPYEINPKDPFVKTYVDVCRKMGFKAKLTGSQGATVITFFQDHGIPAFSTGWGSHGVIHANDEYADIKTLYNGARVLEAFLKEYDGR